A single genomic interval of Stieleria maiorica harbors:
- a CDS encoding AraC family transcriptional regulator, producing the protein MPPTRTGTVKKVALLIESSRSYGRRLLRGISLYSRTRGSWSLLHQEMTMGDSVPDWILRADVSGVIARVDTHNIGPLKKLGLPIVDVLCSRSNLGIPQVETDDHAVARLAFDHLYERGFRRFAYCGYRGAHYSQARLHHFRSCVEEHGCPLTVYETEGDRGKSLSEAELPGVLDSDPLTQWLLTLQRPTGLMACHDIRGQQVLNVCRQLSIAIPDDIGVIGVDDDDTVCPLSDPTLTSVRPDADAVGYCAAETLDAMMTHGASPPSVQHVSPIEVVQRHSTQVFAVEDPELSRVCRFIRENACHGIDVAALVRFSNLSRRQLERRFRKHLGRTPREEINAVQIRRLKQLLDETELPLEQIAPLAGYNHTESMSVTFKRETGQTPGAYRRQQRLPKPRAEMLRESNRE; encoded by the coding sequence ATGCCCCCAACGAGGACCGGCACTGTCAAAAAGGTCGCCCTGCTGATCGAGTCCTCGCGTTCGTACGGTCGACGTCTGCTGCGCGGAATTTCGCTGTACTCTCGCACCCGCGGAAGTTGGTCATTGTTGCATCAAGAGATGACGATGGGCGACTCGGTTCCGGACTGGATCCTGCGCGCGGATGTCTCTGGTGTCATCGCCCGTGTGGATACACACAATATCGGTCCCTTGAAAAAGCTGGGGCTTCCGATCGTCGATGTGCTTTGCAGCCGCTCCAATCTGGGAATCCCTCAAGTCGAAACGGACGACCACGCGGTTGCGCGATTGGCGTTCGATCACCTCTATGAGCGGGGCTTCCGCCGATTCGCCTATTGTGGCTACCGGGGGGCCCATTACTCTCAGGCACGGCTCCATCATTTTCGCAGCTGCGTGGAGGAACACGGTTGCCCGTTGACCGTCTATGAAACGGAAGGCGACCGAGGCAAATCGCTTTCGGAGGCTGAGTTGCCGGGCGTGCTGGATTCCGACCCGTTGACCCAATGGTTGCTGACGCTGCAACGCCCGACCGGGTTGATGGCATGCCATGACATTCGTGGCCAACAAGTCTTGAATGTCTGTCGGCAATTGTCGATCGCGATCCCGGACGACATTGGTGTGATCGGCGTCGATGACGATGACACGGTGTGCCCGTTGAGCGACCCGACGCTGACGAGTGTGCGGCCGGACGCAGACGCCGTCGGGTACTGCGCAGCCGAGACGTTAGATGCGATGATGACGCACGGAGCGTCCCCTCCGAGTGTCCAACATGTTTCACCGATCGAGGTGGTCCAGCGACATTCAACCCAGGTGTTTGCTGTCGAGGATCCGGAACTCTCACGCGTTTGTCGATTCATTCGTGAAAACGCTTGCCACGGAATCGACGTTGCCGCTCTGGTCCGATTCTCGAACCTCTCACGCCGACAACTCGAACGCCGCTTTCGAAAACATCTCGGCCGCACACCACGCGAAGAGATCAACGCCGTGCAGATCCGACGACTCAAGCAACTGCTCGATGAAACGGAGTTGCCTTTAGAGCAGATTGCCCCGCTGGCCGGCTACAATCACACCGAGAGCATGAGCGTGACCTTCAAACGCGAAACGGGTCAAACGCCGGGAGCGTATCGCCGGCAACAACGGCTGCCGAAGCCCCGCGCAGAGATGCTCCGAGAGAGTAATCGGGAATGA